A genomic stretch from Erigeron canadensis isolate Cc75 chromosome 9, C_canadensis_v1, whole genome shotgun sequence includes:
- the LOC122582584 gene encoding protein RBL → MNATIIDPLQGDFPEVIEEYLEHGIMKCISFNRRGTLLAAGCSDGSCVVWDFETRGIAKELRDKDCVAAVTSVCWSKNGHHILISAADKSLTLWDVIKGEKLYRTTLQQTPLQARLHPGGSSSESTLCLVCPFSSAPMIVDLCTQTTTTLPVTLTERVNGPIPPSKSKFSDGSAQYTPTAACFNKYGDLIYVGNSVGEILIIDHKNIRVCGVVPIVGGALIKNIVFSRDGNYLLTNSSDRTIRIYENLLPLKSSLKVLDDMHEASSDVEMLKVVGSKCLSLFRDFQDSVTRVHWKAPCFSGDGEWVVGGSASKGEHKIYIWDRAGHLVKILEGPKEALMDLAWHPVHPIVVSVSLTGLVYIWAKDYTENWSAFAPDFKELEENEEYVEREDEFDLMPEIEKVKESETNEDDEVDVTTVDKDTSFSDSDISQEELYFLPADPCPDVSVHPEKHTESTTELGDCKNSDSPFSEETGIDAQGLNHDSNQIEGMEISGGEDIGGASLKRRRKPSEKVLELRAQKRL, encoded by the exons ATGAATGCTACAATTATAG ATCCGTTGCAGGGGGATTTTCCAGAAGTGATAGAAGAGTATCTGGAACATGGTATCATGAaatgcatatcttttaatcggCGGGGAACTCTTCTTGCAG CTGGGTGCTCCGATGGAAGTTGTGTTGTCTGGGACTTTGAAACCCGAGGAATTGCAAAAGAactcagggataaagactgcgtTGCTGCCGTAACAAGTGTTTGCTGGTCAAAAAATGGTCATCATATACTCATTTCAGCTGCAGATAAATCTTTAACTCTATGGGACGTCATAAAGGGAGAAAAACTATACCGAACCACGCTACAACAAACCCCTTTACAAGCCCGTCTGCATCCCGGTGGCAGTTCGTCAGAATCTACTCTTTGTTTGGTTTGCCCTTTCTCATCTGCTCCCATGATTGTCGATTTGTGCACCCAAACCACAACTACACTTCCTGTAACATTGACTGAACGAGTCAATGGGCCTATCCCTCCATCTAAAAGCAAGTTCTCTGATGGATCAGCTCAATACACTCCGACAGCAGCATGCTTTAACAAATACGGGGATTTGATTTATGTCGGGAATTCAGTGGGGGAAATCCTTATAATTGATCACAAAAACATTAGGGTTTGTGGAGTTGTCCCTATAGTAGGTGGTGCATTGATAAAAAATATAGTATTCAGTAGGGATGGAAACTACCTTCTTACGAACTCGAGTGATCGTACAATTAGaatctatgaaaatcttttgcCATTAAAAAGTTCACTTAAAGTTCTTGATGATATGCATGAGGCTTCAAGTGATGTTGAAATGCTAAAGGTTGTTGGGTCTAAGTGTTTATCTCTTTTTAGGGATTTTCAAGATTCTGTCACTAGAGTGCACTGGAAAGCACCGTGTTTCAGTGGCGATGGTGAGTGGGTTGTTGGAGGTTCTGCAAGCAAAGGTGAGCACAAAATATACATATGGGATCGGGCTGGGCATCTTGTGAAAATCCTTGAAGGTCCAAAGGAAGCGTTGATGGATTTGGCATGGCATCCTGTTCATCCCATAGTAGTTTCTGTGTCATTAACAGGCTTAGTTTACATTTGGGCCAAAGATTACACCGAGAACTGGAGTGCATTTGCCCCAGATTTTAAGGAACTCGAGGAAAACGAGGAGTATGTGGAACGTGAAGATGAATTTGATTTGATGCCAGAAATCGAAAAG GTGAAAGAATCAGAAacaaatgaagatgatgaagttgaTGTTACAACTGTGGATAAGGATACATCCTTTAGTGATTCAGATATCTCACAGGAGGAACTCTACTTCTTGCCAGCAGATCCATGTCCTGATGTCTCTGTGCACCCTGAGAAACACACTGAAAGTACCACAGAATTAGGTGACTGCAAGAATTCTGATTCCCCATTTTCTGAAGAGACAGGAATTGATGCTCAGGGACTGAACCATGATTCCAATCAAATCGAAG GAATGGAGATTTCTGGTGGTGAAGATATAGGTGGGGCAAGTTTAAAAAGAAGGCGAAAACCATCCGAAAAGGTACTGGAACTGCGGGCACAGAAAAGGTTATGA